Proteins encoded by one window of Emticicia oligotrophica DSM 17448:
- a CDS encoding DUF2147 domain-containing protein, whose product MKKSLSIIAFLLFSSLSFAQDITQGTWYNEEKTGKIQFFKQGEKIFGKIVWLKEPNENGKPRLDKENPDSKLKTRPLLGLINLKNFENTGKGVWENGEVYDPKNGKTYSCKMTLASPTQLDVRGFIGISLIGRTSKFTKAD is encoded by the coding sequence ATGAAAAAATCACTTTCAATTATTGCTTTTTTATTGTTTTCAAGCTTATCTTTTGCCCAGGATATTACGCAAGGTACTTGGTATAATGAAGAAAAAACTGGTAAAATTCAGTTTTTCAAACAGGGTGAAAAAATTTTCGGAAAAATTGTTTGGCTTAAAGAACCAAACGAAAATGGAAAACCTAGATTGGATAAAGAAAATCCTGATTCTAAACTCAAAACCAGACCACTTTTAGGTTTGATAAACTTGAAAAACTTCGAAAATACTGGAAAAGGTGTTTGGGAGAACGGTGAAGTTTACGATCCAAAAAATGGAAAAACATATTCTTGCAAAATGACTTTAGCCTCTCCAACTCAACTTGATGTTCGAGGTTTTATCGGTATTTCTTTAATTGGCCGAACTTCTAAGTTTACAAAAGCTGATTAA
- a CDS encoding LruC domain-containing protein, whose protein sequence is MVKSQIVPLLKRTISIPSLLAFSIVFVLSGCLKTDLERQVVASSPKLFSSDVVIPADFNWSTTKTMDFKVAVDDKFSGKYFYRVELYDNDPMLGTQANLLSAGVAKKGQDFTGKIVVPTMLNYIYVKRISPTKVPFVTMIPVEKMTNLSISLNGAINTGMESVRVATDLSKSNTLAPKFSYSVADYAVPAGAIEIKADDNNVKIESNKTYVVKAGVSFKGNIDLNNGTSNVKVYIDGEWHDSNNALVVGGNNTLIITENGSININKLTQNTGGTFINCGKAEFDNMTTSNESTYSNYGTLKAKKAVFTNASLKNYGTITFEDLTSTTTSTLIRNEGSMYVEKGLLTNSTLETLCYIKIKDLLTNGAKIKIEGGGMLSVDTYQSGGTEFNLLANAILEVTEIVKFTSNSNVMKGPASSGRALARMKEVDVKGQWNAITYKGNLEIACSKHTANEQWKTYYVIESPATIVPFDKSTVVIPGTTCNGGGNKGPGDDKPEDQVVTEVNLGTYSYAFEDNWPQLGDYDLNDVVVDMNVVKFQNTSNKVTKVVLKGKLRAAGALKRLAVAVQLDGILANSVSKVTYSRADLVGSLLKLGANGVETGQKFAVATIADDVHKAFGLNNVGFVNTQTNNYAPVDVVITIEFTTPLDSFTFQTLNMFIVNYNSAGNDRGEVHLVGYKGTDKIDALKIANSTGSLLSNTDPFKSINNEPWGLIIPSSFVYPPETKNIKTFYTKFQSWATSGGTVDTNWYLQ, encoded by the coding sequence ATGGTTAAATCTCAAATCGTTCCTTTATTAAAAAGGACAATCTCAATCCCCTCTCTTTTAGCTTTTTCCATCGTCTTTGTACTTTCAGGTTGTTTGAAGACCGACTTAGAAAGACAGGTTGTTGCATCTTCTCCAAAGTTGTTTTCAAGCGATGTAGTTATTCCAGCTGATTTTAACTGGTCAACTACTAAGACAATGGATTTCAAGGTAGCTGTTGATGATAAATTCAGTGGTAAATACTTTTACCGTGTGGAATTATATGATAATGATCCAATGCTTGGTACACAAGCAAATTTGCTTAGTGCTGGTGTTGCCAAAAAAGGTCAAGATTTTACAGGTAAAATCGTAGTTCCAACTATGTTGAACTACATTTACGTTAAAAGAATATCTCCAACCAAAGTACCTTTCGTAACAATGATTCCGGTTGAAAAAATGACTAACTTGAGTATCTCACTCAACGGAGCCATTAATACTGGTATGGAAAGTGTAAGAGTTGCCACAGATTTATCTAAATCTAACACTTTAGCCCCTAAATTTTCTTATTCAGTGGCTGATTACGCTGTTCCAGCTGGTGCAATTGAAATTAAAGCTGATGACAATAATGTTAAAATTGAGTCTAACAAGACTTATGTTGTGAAAGCTGGTGTTTCTTTCAAAGGTAATATCGACCTTAATAATGGTACAAGCAACGTAAAAGTTTATATTGATGGCGAATGGCATGATTCAAATAATGCTCTTGTTGTAGGTGGTAACAATACTTTAATTATAACCGAAAACGGTTCGATTAATATCAATAAATTGACTCAAAACACTGGTGGTACTTTTATTAATTGTGGCAAAGCTGAGTTTGATAATATGACAACATCAAACGAATCAACCTACAGTAACTATGGTACGCTCAAAGCAAAGAAGGCTGTATTTACCAATGCAAGTCTAAAGAACTATGGAACTATAACATTTGAAGATCTTACAAGTACTACTACTTCTACTTTGATTAGAAATGAAGGCTCTATGTATGTTGAAAAAGGGCTTTTAACTAATTCAACATTAGAAACGTTGTGTTATATCAAAATCAAAGATCTTTTAACAAATGGTGCTAAAATCAAGATTGAAGGAGGTGGTATGCTGAGTGTTGACACTTATCAAAGTGGTGGTACTGAATTCAATTTACTCGCGAATGCTATCTTAGAGGTAACTGAAATTGTTAAATTCACAAGTAATAGTAATGTAATGAAAGGACCTGCTTCATCTGGTAGAGCTTTAGCAAGAATGAAGGAAGTTGATGTAAAAGGTCAATGGAACGCAATCACTTATAAAGGAAATCTTGAAATCGCTTGTTCAAAGCATACAGCTAATGAGCAATGGAAAACATATTATGTAATTGAAAGCCCTGCAACAATTGTTCCTTTTGATAAATCAACTGTGGTTATACCTGGCACTACTTGTAATGGTGGTGGAAACAAAGGCCCTGGTGATGATAAGCCAGAAGACCAAGTTGTAACAGAAGTTAATCTTGGGACTTATTCTTATGCTTTTGAAGATAACTGGCCACAACTAGGTGATTATGACCTGAATGACGTTGTAGTTGATATGAATGTGGTTAAATTCCAAAATACTTCAAATAAAGTAACAAAAGTTGTATTGAAAGGAAAATTAAGAGCGGCTGGTGCCTTAAAACGTCTTGCTGTGGCAGTTCAATTAGATGGTATCTTAGCAAATTCAGTAAGTAAAGTTACCTATTCACGTGCAGACTTAGTAGGCTCTCTTTTAAAATTAGGAGCTAATGGCGTTGAAACAGGACAAAAATTTGCAGTTGCTACTATTGCTGATGATGTACACAAGGCCTTTGGTTTGAATAATGTTGGATTTGTAAATACACAAACTAATAATTATGCACCAGTTGATGTGGTTATTACAATTGAATTTACAACTCCTCTTGATAGTTTTACATTCCAAACATTAAATATGTTTATCGTAAATTATAATTCTGCTGGAAATGACAGAGGAGAAGTTCACTTAGTTGGATATAAAGGAACTGACAAAATTGACGCGTTGAAGATTGCTAATTCTACAGGTAGTTTATTGTCAAACACAGACCCTTTCAAATCAATTAATAATGAGCCTTGGGGATTAATCATACCATCTTCATTTGTTTATCCTCCAGAAACAAAAAATATCAAAACATTCTATACGAAATTCCAAAGCTGGGCAACTAGTGGCGGTACAGTTGACACCAATTGGTATCTTCAGTAA
- a CDS encoding phosphatase PAP2 family protein, producing MIETIKYTEYDWFLWLNGHHNQFFDILMYWVTYRFTWIPLYIYIIYYLFQNTKNRFAINLVFVLLSVGLSDRFTSGFMKPFFHRFRPCHDPAIQNLVHVVGDCGGQFGFASSHASNSFALVMAIYLLAKLNNWSLKLPAFLLFWAIIVSYSRIYVGVHFPTDIVVGAIVGIMITLFTYIFLKFINQKLNFSFT from the coding sequence ATGATAGAAACAATAAAATATACTGAATATGATTGGTTTTTGTGGTTAAATGGTCACCATAACCAATTTTTTGATATACTCATGTACTGGGTGACTTATCGTTTCACATGGATTCCACTCTATATCTATATTATTTATTATTTATTCCAAAATACCAAAAACAGATTTGCCATTAATTTAGTTTTTGTATTACTTTCAGTTGGTCTATCTGATAGATTTACTTCTGGGTTTATGAAACCTTTTTTTCATCGTTTCAGGCCATGCCATGACCCAGCTATTCAAAATCTTGTTCATGTTGTTGGTGATTGTGGAGGACAGTTTGGTTTTGCTTCAAGTCATGCCTCAAATTCATTTGCCTTGGTAATGGCTATTTATTTGTTAGCTAAATTGAATAATTGGTCTTTAAAGCTACCAGCATTTTTATTATTTTGGGCAATAATTGTTTCTTATAGTCGTATTTATGTGGGAGTACATTTTCCAACCGATATTGTTGTAGGAGCAATTGTTGGAATTATGATTACGCTTTTTACCTATATTTTTTTAAAATTCATCAATCAAAAACTAAATTTTTCATTCACCTAA
- the trpS gene encoding tryptophan--tRNA ligase yields the protein MARILTGIQASGCPHLGNILGAILPAIKLSQNPANESFLFIADLHSMTTIKDAKVMQENTRAVAAAWLACGFDADKNYFYRQSRLAGYHTELMWYLNCQTPYPMLANAHSFKDKSDRLADVNAGLFTYPVLQAADIVLYGANLVPVGKDQRQHLEMSKDIAASFNRTYGEVLVLPEPLIDENVMVIPGTDGTKMSKSYNNFINIFLDEKPLLKSIKAIISDSTPLEEPKNPETDVTFKLFSLVAEPEQVEDMRQKYLAGGFGYGHAKQMLFEVLWKKFQKEREIFNYYMSNSEALDAKLVEGEAKAREIAEATMNNVRNVLGYL from the coding sequence ATGGCAAGAATATTAACAGGCATACAAGCAAGTGGTTGTCCGCATTTAGGAAATATTTTAGGAGCAATTTTGCCTGCAATTAAACTTTCACAAAATCCTGCAAATGAATCCTTTTTATTCATTGCAGATTTGCACTCCATGACAACCATCAAGGATGCAAAAGTAATGCAAGAAAATACAAGAGCGGTTGCCGCGGCGTGGTTAGCTTGTGGTTTTGATGCTGATAAGAACTATTTCTACCGCCAATCACGCTTGGCAGGTTATCATACCGAATTGATGTGGTATTTGAATTGCCAAACACCTTATCCAATGCTTGCTAATGCACATTCATTCAAGGATAAATCTGATAGGCTTGCAGATGTAAATGCTGGTCTTTTTACATACCCAGTTTTACAAGCTGCAGATATTGTTTTATATGGAGCTAATTTGGTGCCAGTAGGGAAGGACCAGCGTCAGCACCTAGAAATGTCTAAAGATATTGCCGCCTCATTTAATAGAACTTATGGTGAAGTACTTGTTTTACCAGAACCATTAATTGATGAAAATGTCATGGTTATTCCAGGTACTGATGGAACCAAAATGAGTAAATCTTACAATAATTTTATTAATATCTTTTTGGACGAAAAACCACTTCTAAAATCAATAAAAGCAATCATTTCTGATAGTACGCCTCTTGAAGAGCCGAAAAACCCTGAAACTGATGTAACTTTTAAATTATTTTCCTTGGTTGCTGAACCTGAACAAGTAGAAGATATGCGTCAAAAATACTTAGCTGGCGGCTTTGGTTATGGCCATGCCAAGCAAATGTTGTTTGAAGTTTTATGGAAAAAATTTCAGAAAGAAAGAGAAATATTTAATTATTATATGTCGAACAGTGAAGCCTTAGATGCAAAACTTGTTGAGGGTGAAGCTAAAGCACGTGAAATTGCTGAGGCTACTATGAATAACGTTCGAAATGTTTTGGGCTACTTGTAA
- a CDS encoding DUF1800 domain-containing protein, which yields MNLHHPTKLIQADINEYGGEWGIPQITHLLKRTMFGASPEDIAYFQKKTLSETIEELLSPQTPPEPPLNFYNTNDYKDPQGILLGETWVNAIYGDGTVNAKRRASYKYWWLMQMANQKRSIHEKMVLFWHNHFATETADVDDARFAYIHNTVLRKFALGNFKEFVKQITLDPAMLRYLNGRFNSKNAPDENYGRELQELFTVGKGPNSKYTEDDVKAAARVLTGIGINNDKKVYNLNVTNHDTSDKKFSSFYNDTIIVGQSSVGGMLTELEDLINMIFSVDEVSKYICRKIYIFFIHYEITDEIENNIIEPLSKIFKENNFEIKPVLTTIFKCQHFYDPNIFGSMIKSPLDFIIGTIREFGVNFPSPKTFLQEYYSLFGELVRQGQNLQQDIGDPPNVAGWPAYYQVPMFYEIWINSDTYPKRNQFTEMLINIGILKGTQKIQIDVVGFAKKLPVPNDPNQLINDSLQILYKIPITKELIEQLKKDILLSGQSSDYYWTDLWDAMINNPIDFESYNMVVTKLRNLYSYLMALPEFQLC from the coding sequence ATGAACTTACATCATCCAACAAAACTAATTCAAGCGGATATTAATGAATATGGCGGGGAATGGGGAATACCCCAAATAACACATCTTCTAAAAAGGACAATGTTTGGAGCTTCACCTGAAGACATTGCTTATTTTCAAAAGAAAACTCTTTCTGAAACAATTGAAGAACTTCTTAGCCCACAAACTCCACCAGAGCCACCATTAAATTTTTATAATACAAACGATTACAAAGACCCACAAGGAATTTTGCTGGGTGAAACTTGGGTCAACGCCATCTATGGAGATGGTACAGTAAACGCCAAAAGAAGGGCATCATATAAATATTGGTGGCTAATGCAAATGGCTAATCAAAAGAGAAGTATTCACGAAAAAATGGTGCTCTTTTGGCATAATCATTTTGCTACTGAAACTGCTGATGTCGATGATGCACGTTTTGCTTACATCCATAATACTGTGTTAAGGAAATTTGCTTTGGGTAATTTTAAAGAATTTGTTAAACAAATTACCCTTGACCCTGCCATGCTTCGTTATCTGAATGGGAGATTTAACTCAAAAAATGCCCCAGATGAAAATTATGGCCGAGAATTACAAGAATTATTTACTGTTGGAAAAGGTCCAAATTCAAAATATACTGAAGATGACGTAAAAGCGGCCGCAAGGGTACTTACAGGAATTGGCATCAATAATGATAAAAAGGTATATAACTTGAATGTTACTAATCATGATACATCAGACAAAAAATTTTCATCTTTTTATAATGATACTATTATTGTAGGGCAGAGTTCTGTGGGTGGCATGTTAACCGAATTAGAGGATTTAATAAATATGATTTTTTCTGTTGATGAAGTTAGTAAATATATATGCAGGAAAATTTATATATTCTTTATTCACTATGAAATAACTGATGAAATTGAAAACAATATAATAGAACCACTTTCTAAAATATTTAAGGAAAATAATTTCGAAATAAAGCCAGTATTAACCACTATTTTCAAGTGCCAACACTTTTATGACCCAAATATTTTTGGTTCAATGATAAAAAGCCCTCTTGATTTTATTATTGGAACAATCAGGGAATTCGGGGTTAATTTTCCTTCTCCCAAAACATTTTTACAAGAATACTACAGCTTATTTGGAGAACTTGTACGACAAGGACAAAACCTTCAACAAGATATTGGCGACCCACCTAATGTTGCTGGCTGGCCAGCTTACTACCAAGTACCTATGTTCTACGAAATTTGGATAAATTCTGATACTTACCCTAAAAGAAACCAATTTACTGAAATGCTAATTAATATTGGGATTCTTAAGGGTACTCAAAAAATTCAAATAGATGTTGTTGGATTTGCCAAAAAACTTCCTGTACCAAATGACCCAAATCAGTTAATTAATGATTCGCTTCAAATACTTTACAAAATTCCGATTACAAAAGAATTAATTGAGCAATTAAAAAAAGATATTCTGCTAAGTGGACAATCATCCGACTATTATTGGACAGATTTATGGGACGCCATGATTAATAATCCAATAGATTTTGAGTCATACAATATGGTAGTTACGAAGCTAAGAAATTTGTATTCATACTTAATGGCACTACCCGAATTTCAACTCTGTTAA
- a CDS encoding DUF2461 domain-containing protein: protein MLTHHSLQFLRNLNQNNNREWFQANRQDYDKTKVEFENTCQEILNGISQFQPNLLNTTVKSCLLRINRDIRFSNDKSPYKKYIAAGFGPGGKSSGFVDYYLQIQPGESFLGGGMWSPTPTQLTNFRQEIDYNPQHLKGIIENSLFRDYYKEIHGEKVKKMPKGYPIDHPEIELLKYKQLFFVHRYSDEDVTHPNFANEVIEGCKILKPYLDYINEIFFGQTD from the coding sequence ATGCTAACCCATCATTCGCTTCAATTTTTAAGAAACTTAAATCAAAATAATAATCGAGAGTGGTTTCAAGCCAATCGACAGGATTACGATAAAACAAAAGTAGAATTTGAAAATACTTGTCAGGAAATTCTCAATGGAATTTCACAATTTCAACCGAACTTATTAAATACTACGGTAAAGAGTTGCCTCCTACGAATAAATAGAGACATTCGATTTTCGAATGATAAATCACCTTATAAAAAATATATAGCAGCAGGTTTCGGGCCTGGTGGTAAAAGTTCTGGATTTGTAGATTATTACTTACAAATTCAGCCCGGCGAATCTTTTCTTGGAGGAGGTATGTGGTCTCCTACTCCAACGCAATTAACAAATTTCAGACAAGAAATTGATTATAATCCACAACATTTAAAGGGAATTATTGAAAATAGCCTATTCCGAGATTACTACAAAGAAATACACGGAGAGAAAGTAAAAAAGATGCCTAAGGGCTATCCTATTGACCACCCCGAAATAGAATTACTAAAATACAAACAATTATTTTTTGTCCATCGCTATTCTGATGAAGATGTGACCCACCCCAACTTTGCCAATGAGGTAATCGAGGGTTGTAAAATCTTGAAACCTTACCTTGATTATATCAATGAAATATTTTTTGGGCAAACTGATTAA